Proteins found in one Phoenix dactylifera cultivar Barhee BC4 unplaced genomic scaffold, palm_55x_up_171113_PBpolish2nd_filt_p 000529F, whole genome shotgun sequence genomic segment:
- the LOC120106334 gene encoding spermidine synthase 1-like yields the protein MEAECGVPVAPGEEVAAKRVRASEEGAENNGNGAAAAVAAAAEDGKPVNGISAVIPGWFSEISPMWPGEAHSLKVEKILFQGKSEYQNVMVFQSLTYGKVLVLDGVIQVTERDECAYQEMITHLPLCSIPNPKKVLVIGGGDGGVLREVSRYSAVEQIDICEIDKMVVDISKQFFPHLAVGFDDPRVNLHVGDGVAFLKSVSEGTYDAIIVDSSDPIGPAQELFEKPFFESVARALRPGGVVCTQAESIWLHMHIIEDIVNICRQIFKGSVNYAWTTVPTYPSGVIGFMLCSTEGPPVDFQHPVYNIDEDEKSNKTKRPLKFYNKAIHSAAFCLPSFAKRVIDSTAN from the exons ATGGAAGCCGAGTGCGGAGTCCCGGTGGCGCCCGGCGAGGAGGTGGCGGCGAAGAGGGTGAGGGCGAGCGAAGAGGGCGCGGAGAACAACGGGAACGGGGccgcggcggcggtggcggcggcggcagaGGACGGGAAGCCGGTGAACGGCATCTCCGCTGTCATCCCCGGGTGGTTCTCCGAGATCAGCCCCATGTGGCCCG GAGAGGCTCACTCCTTAAAGGTAGAGAAGATTTTGTTCCAAGGAAAATCGGAATACCAAAATGTCATGGTTTTTCAG TCATTGACTTATGGCAAAGTTCTTGTTTTGGATGGAGTCATTCAAGTGACTGAGAGGGATGAGTGCGCTTACCAAGAGATGATTACTCACCTACCACTTTGCTCTATTCCAAATCCTAAAAAG GTGTTGGTTAttggtggtggtgatggtggcGTTTTACGTGAAGTTTCACGCTATTCTGCCGTGGAGCAAATAGACATATGTGAAATTGATAAAATGGTTGTGGAT ATTTCTAAGCAATTTTTCCCCCACTTGGCTGTTGGGTTTGATGATCCTCGTGTGAATCTTCACGTTGGTGATG GAGTTGCATTCTTAAAAAGTGTTTCAGAAGGTACTTACGATGCAATCATCGTGGATTCTTCTGACCCGATAG GTCCCGCTCAAGAACTATTTGAGAAGCCTTTCTTTGAATCTGTAGCTAGAGCTCTTCGTCCAGGTGGAGTTGTATGCACTCAGGCAGAGAGCATATGGCTACATATGCACATCATTGAAGATATTGTTAATATTTGCCGTCAAATCTTTAAGGGCTCTGTGAATTACGCTTGGACAACAGTGCCAACATATCCAAG TGGGGTGATTGGTTTCATGCTTTGTTCCACTGAGGGTCCACCAGTTGATTTTCAGCATCCTGTGTATAATATAGACGAGGATGAGAAATCGAACAAAACAAAGAGgcccttgaaattttataaCAAAGCG ATACATTCTGCCGCATTTTGTTTGCCATCCTTCGCAAAGAGGGTTATCGACTCTACAGCCAACTAA